In a genomic window of Chrysemys picta bellii isolate R12L10 chromosome 1, ASM1138683v2, whole genome shotgun sequence:
- the LOC103306957 gene encoding olfactory receptor 51G2-like yields MSAVNDTNFNSAVFLLSGIPGLEDIHLWISIPFCFIYVISIVGNSVILFIIKTNPSLHEPMYIFLSMLAITDLALSISTMPTTLGIFLLNSREISLDACLAQLFFIHLLKCIESSVLLLMAFDRFIAIYDPLRYASILTLPRISKMGLIFALRGVAAILPLPFLLQRFRFCRSNVLSHCYCINQDVMKLACSDIKVNSIYGLSLSLLTVGLDSLLIFLSYVMILKTVLSITSHAECLRALNTCVSHLCAVLLFYTPMTGLSVIHRLGEDSSPLLKIFLGYIYMLVPPLMNPIVYSVKSKHLRARIIRVFCDGLDHRNPLGAGN; encoded by the coding sequence atgtcagctgtcaatgacaccaacttcaactctgcagtgttccttctcagtGGGATACCTGGGCTAGAAGACATCCATCTCTggatctctatccccttctgcTTCATATATGTTATATCCATagtaggaaattcagtcattctgttcattataaaaacaaatCCAAGCCTCCATGAacccatgtacattttcctttccatgttggccatCACAGATCTTGCCTTATCGATATCCACCATGCCGACGACCCTGGGTATATTCTTGCTTAACTCTAGAGAGATCAGCCTTGATGCCTGTCTTGCCCAGCTCTTCTTCATCCACTTGCTTAAATGCATTGAATCCTCTGTGCtcttgttgatggcctttgaccgcttcatCGCGATCTATGACCCGCTGAGATATGCCTCCATCTTAACCCTGCCAAGAATAAGCAAAATGGGACTGATATTTGCGCTAAGAGGAGTGGCTGCGATACTCCCACTCCCTTTTCTCCTTCAACGTTTCCGATTCTGTCGAtccaatgtcctctcccattgcTACTGCATAAACCAGGACGTCATGAAGCTGGCTTGTTCGGATATCAAAGTAAACAGCATCTatggcttgtctctttcactcttGACGGTGGGACTGGACTCGctgctcatcttcctctcttatgtgatgatcctcaaaacagtgctgagcatcACATCCCATGCGGAGTGCctcagggccctgaacacctgcgtcTCCCACCTCTGCGCCGTCCTGCTCTTCTACACGCCAATGACCGGCCTGTCTGTGATACACAGATTGGGGGAGGACTCTTCTCCCTTGCTTAAGATTTTCCTGGGCTATATCTACATGCTCGTCCCACCCCTGATGAACCCAATTGTGTACagcgtgaaaagcaaacaccttcgtgcGAGGATAATCAGGGTgttctgtgatgggttggatcacagaaacccccttggggctgggaattga